A single region of the Streptomyces caelestis genome encodes:
- a CDS encoding alpha/beta fold hydrolase translates to MGTITTSDGVELHYEEQGTGPPLVLIHGWGFSGRFFTRNLDALAEHARVITVDLRGHGDSGKPRHGYRVSRLAKDLFELLEALDLREVTVLGWSLGCPVIWSYLELFGSHRLARAVYVQQAPRQYYAPDWKHAHATCYDEPSLAALQTQLTCDPAAFDEDQVRTILTAEPTPRERDLLLAEMAKSPAYARNALMADHTRHDWRDLLPTIRLPSLVLVARQDQVFPWQGPAWVGEALPDARTVFFEHSGHALFFDEPEKFHRTVTGFLTGSNGTEVLV, encoded by the coding sequence ATGGGCACCATCACCACCAGCGACGGCGTCGAACTCCACTACGAGGAACAGGGCACCGGCCCTCCCCTCGTCCTGATCCACGGCTGGGGCTTCAGCGGCCGCTTCTTCACCCGCAACCTGGACGCCCTCGCCGAACACGCCCGCGTCATCACCGTCGATCTGCGCGGTCACGGCGACTCCGGCAAACCCCGCCACGGCTACCGCGTGTCGCGGCTGGCCAAGGACCTGTTCGAGCTCCTCGAAGCACTCGACCTGCGCGAGGTCACCGTTCTGGGCTGGTCACTGGGCTGCCCGGTCATCTGGAGCTATCTGGAACTGTTCGGCAGCCACCGCCTGGCCCGCGCGGTGTACGTCCAGCAGGCACCCCGCCAGTACTACGCACCGGACTGGAAGCACGCACACGCCACCTGCTACGACGAACCCTCCCTGGCCGCCCTGCAGACGCAGCTCACCTGCGACCCCGCGGCCTTCGACGAGGACCAGGTCCGCACCATCCTCACGGCCGAACCCACCCCGCGGGAAAGGGACCTGCTCCTGGCCGAGATGGCCAAGTCCCCCGCGTACGCACGCAACGCCCTGATGGCCGACCACACCCGCCACGACTGGCGTGATCTGCTGCCCACGATCCGGCTGCCCAGCCTGGTCCTGGTGGCACGTCAGGACCAGGTGTTCCCCTGGCAGGGCCCCGCCTGGGTCGGCGAGGCGCTCCCGGACGCCCGGACCGTCTTCTTCGAGCACAGCGGCCACGCGCTGTTCTTCGACGAGCCGGAGAAGTTCCACCGGACGGTCACCGGCTTCCTGACCGGCAGCAACGGCACGGAGGTACTCGTATGA
- a CDS encoding fused MFS/spermidine synthase: MTGSSSSPAAEGTPHHDGLGPRTAAVLVFGSSAAVLVVEIVALRLLAPYLGLTLETSTMVIGIALTAIAVGSWMGGRIADQVDPRRLIGPSLGVSGAVVALTPAVLRSTAEWAPAILLLIASLTILVPGALLSAVTPIVTKLRLTSLAETGTVVGRLSGVGTVGAIVGTVLTGFVLVSRLPISGILIGLGTLLVAGAGLVEWRTRGWSGTPALTLVVVAGGLAVTVAPGGCDTETRYHCARVVADPDRDSGRTLVLDGLRHSYVDVDDPTFLEFEYVRAIASVVDAAFPEGEPLAAHHVGGGGLTLPRYLAATRPGTRSLVSEIDSGVVRIDRDHLGLRPGAGIDVRVEDGRLGLRRLDAGSRDLVVGDAFGGVSVPWHLTTVEAMTDVRRVLDEDGLYVANLIDHGGLAFARAEAATLSETFEHVALVGEPTDIGLDPTATVQGGNLVVIASDRPVDLRAMQEALDARQTGWKISTGDDLTSWIGDARPLTDDYAPVDQLLQPYSPQSSR, from the coding sequence GTGACCGGATCGTCTTCCTCGCCTGCCGCCGAGGGCACGCCTCACCACGACGGCCTGGGTCCCCGTACCGCCGCAGTGCTCGTGTTCGGGTCCTCGGCCGCAGTCCTGGTGGTCGAGATCGTCGCGCTGCGGCTGCTGGCTCCCTACCTCGGCCTCACCCTTGAGACCAGCACCATGGTGATCGGCATCGCCCTCACCGCGATCGCCGTCGGCTCCTGGATGGGCGGGCGCATCGCCGACCAGGTCGATCCGCGCCGGCTCATAGGCCCCTCGCTCGGGGTGTCGGGAGCGGTTGTGGCGCTGACCCCTGCCGTGCTGCGCAGCACCGCGGAGTGGGCGCCGGCGATCCTCCTGCTGATCGCGTCGCTGACCATCCTCGTGCCGGGCGCGCTGCTCTCGGCGGTGACGCCGATCGTCACCAAGCTGCGTCTCACCAGCCTCGCCGAGACCGGAACGGTTGTCGGCCGGCTGTCCGGCGTCGGCACCGTCGGCGCCATCGTCGGCACCGTCCTCACCGGCTTCGTCCTCGTCTCGCGGTTGCCGATCAGCGGCATCCTGATCGGTCTGGGGACACTGCTGGTGGCTGGCGCGGGGCTGGTCGAGTGGCGCACGCGCGGGTGGAGCGGCACCCCTGCCCTGACTCTCGTGGTCGTCGCCGGCGGCCTCGCCGTCACGGTCGCGCCCGGTGGCTGCGACACGGAGACCAGGTACCACTGCGCACGGGTCGTGGCGGACCCCGACCGGGACAGCGGCCGCACCCTCGTCCTGGACGGCTTGCGCCACTCCTACGTCGACGTCGACGACCCGACCTTCCTCGAATTCGAGTACGTGCGCGCCATCGCGTCGGTGGTCGATGCCGCCTTTCCCGAAGGTGAGCCACTCGCTGCCCACCACGTGGGCGGCGGCGGGCTGACCCTTCCCCGATACCTCGCGGCCACGCGGCCCGGGACGCGCAGCCTGGTGTCCGAGATCGACAGCGGGGTCGTGCGCATCGACCGCGACCACCTCGGCCTGAGACCGGGAGCGGGCATCGACGTGCGCGTCGAGGACGGCCGGCTCGGCCTGCGGCGACTGGACGCCGGCAGTCGTGACCTCGTCGTCGGCGACGCCTTCGGCGGCGTCAGCGTGCCGTGGCACCTCACCACGGTGGAAGCGATGACTGACGTACGGCGGGTGCTGGACGAGGACGGCCTGTACGTCGCCAACCTCATCGATCACGGTGGCCTGGCCTTCGCGCGTGCCGAGGCAGCCACCCTCAGCGAGACCTTCGAGCACGTCGCCCTCGTCGGCGAACCCACCGACATCGGCCTCGACCCGACCGCCACCGTCCAGGGCGGCAATCTGGTGGTGATCGCCTCCGACCGGCCGGTCGATCTGCGCGCGATGCAGGAAGCGCTGGACGCCCGGCAGACCGGCTGGAAGATCTCCACCGGCGACGACCTCACGTCCTGGATCGGCGACGCCCGGCCGCTCACCGACGACTACGCGCCCGTCGACCAGCTCCTCCAGCCCTACAGCCCGCAGAGCAGCCGGTGA
- a CDS encoding cold-shock protein: protein MATGTVKWFNAEKGFGFIEQDGGGADVFAHYSNIAAQGFRELLEGQKVSFDIAQGQKGPTAENIVPA, encoded by the coding sequence ATGGCTACTGGCACCGTGAAGTGGTTCAACGCGGAAAAGGGCTTCGGCTTCATCGAGCAGGACGGCGGCGGCGCCGACGTCTTCGCCCACTACTCCAACATCGCTGCCCAGGGCTTCCGTGAGCTGCTGGAAGGCCAGAAGGTGTCCTTCGACATCGCGCAGGGCCAGAAGGGCCCGACGGCCGAGAACATCGTTCCCGCCTGA
- a CDS encoding SDR family oxidoreductase has translation MNKPAQQQQPPGTEAELQPRADHGEHSYRGSGRLAGKKAVITGGDSGIGKAVAIAYAREGADVLLSHLNEEEDDARDTARWVEEAGREAVLVPGDLSDPAHCREVVARAVEAFGRIDVLVSNAAFQMFRDSIEEVPDEEWDHTLATNLSAMFHLCKAAVPHMKSGASIIASTSVNSDSPPPGLLAYNATKAGIANMVGSLSQSLAERGIRVNSVAPGPIWTPLIPATMPPEQVEDFGDETPLGRAGQPAELAPVYVMLASDESAYVSGARIAVTGGQPIL, from the coding sequence ATGAACAAGCCCGCACAGCAGCAACAGCCCCCGGGGACCGAGGCGGAGCTGCAGCCCAGGGCCGACCACGGTGAGCACAGTTACCGCGGATCGGGCCGGCTGGCCGGGAAGAAGGCCGTGATCACCGGTGGTGACAGCGGCATCGGCAAGGCCGTCGCGATCGCCTACGCCCGCGAGGGCGCCGATGTCCTCCTCTCGCACCTGAACGAGGAGGAGGACGACGCCCGCGACACGGCGCGCTGGGTGGAGGAGGCCGGCCGCGAGGCCGTCCTGGTGCCGGGCGACCTGTCCGATCCCGCCCACTGCCGGGAGGTGGTGGCCCGGGCCGTCGAGGCGTTCGGCCGCATCGACGTCCTGGTCAGCAACGCGGCGTTCCAGATGTTCCGCGACTCGATCGAGGAGGTCCCCGACGAGGAGTGGGACCACACGCTGGCGACCAACCTCAGCGCCATGTTCCACCTCTGCAAGGCGGCGGTGCCGCACATGAAGTCGGGTGCCTCGATCATCGCGTCCACCTCGGTGAACTCCGACTCGCCGCCGCCGGGCCTGCTGGCGTACAACGCGACGAAGGCGGGCATCGCCAACATGGTCGGCTCGCTGTCCCAGTCGCTCGCCGAGCGGGGCATCCGGGTCAACAGCGTCGCCCCCGGTCCCATCTGGACGCCGCTGATCCCCGCCACGATGCCGCCCGAGCAGGTCGAGGACTTCGGCGACGAGACGCCGCTGGGCCGGGCCGGGCAGCCGGCCGAACTCGCCCCCGTGTACGTCATGCTCGCCTCGGACGAGTCCGCGTACGTCTCGGGCGCGCGCATCGCCGTCACCGGCGGTCAGCCCATTCTCTGA
- a CDS encoding type I phosphomannose isomerase catalytic subunit: MDWYPLRLTTPVKQHVFGGRALAERLGRTGLPDGPVAETWEVSDVDGEGARVADGSLDGRTLRRLVEDHPDELVGRGWRGPRFPVLTKFIDGTGALPVHLHADDHTARRLEGEPNGKTEAWHVLDAAPGATALVGVKAGVDRDTLHRALLAQDFDAVMRRLPVRAGQTVYVPGGTLHSFGPDTLVYEIEQTSDIQQHAMRRRMEDDSELDDGEWHTNLGRLLDEWRPGSRPEFHSGLSIQVDDGVEHTVLCAGPYFALERWRAGTTAPLVHDFSTALVVSNAGAPVTVESGGRSERLGRARSLLLPAALGRVRIQGPADVLLGYLPDLEQDIRTPLLAAGHGAAAVAALGEGLTDPRTEGT; encoded by the coding sequence GTGGACTGGTATCCCTTGCGGCTGACCACCCCGGTCAAGCAGCACGTCTTCGGCGGCCGGGCCCTCGCCGAACGGCTGGGCCGTACCGGCCTGCCCGACGGCCCGGTCGCGGAGACCTGGGAGGTCAGCGATGTGGACGGCGAGGGAGCACGGGTCGCGGACGGCTCGCTGGACGGCCGCACGCTGCGCCGGCTCGTCGAGGACCACCCCGACGAACTCGTGGGGCGCGGGTGGCGCGGCCCGCGTTTCCCGGTGCTGACCAAGTTCATCGACGGCACCGGCGCCCTTCCGGTCCATCTGCACGCCGACGACCACACCGCGCGCCGGCTGGAAGGCGAGCCCAACGGCAAGACCGAGGCGTGGCACGTCCTCGACGCGGCCCCGGGAGCCACCGCCCTGGTGGGGGTGAAGGCCGGTGTGGACCGGGACACCCTGCACCGGGCCCTGCTGGCGCAGGACTTCGACGCGGTCATGCGCCGGCTTCCGGTGCGGGCCGGGCAGACCGTCTACGTACCCGGCGGCACCCTGCACAGTTTCGGCCCGGACACACTGGTCTACGAGATCGAGCAGACCTCCGACATCCAGCAGCACGCCATGCGCCGGCGCATGGAGGACGACTCGGAACTGGACGACGGGGAGTGGCACACCAACCTCGGGCGGCTGCTCGACGAGTGGCGTCCCGGATCGCGTCCCGAGTTCCACTCCGGCTTGAGCATCCAGGTCGATGACGGAGTGGAGCACACCGTGCTGTGCGCCGGGCCGTACTTCGCCCTGGAGCGGTGGCGGGCGGGCACCACGGCCCCACTGGTGCACGACTTCTCCACAGCGCTGGTCGTCAGCAACGCCGGTGCCCCGGTCACCGTGGAGTCCGGTGGCCGGTCCGAGCGGCTCGGGCGGGCCCGGAGCCTGCTGCTGCCGGCCGCGCTGGGCCGCGTACGGATCCAGGGGCCCGCCGACGTCCTCCTCGGCTACCTGCCCGACCTGGAACAGGACATCCGCACGCCGCTGCTCGCGGCGGGGCACGGGGCCGCCGCCGTGGCCGCGCTCGGTGAGGGCCTGACCGACCCTCGGACAGAAGGCACGTAG
- a CDS encoding DUF5990 family protein: MRIRIDAVDLPGTVPAYGNLHVAVQRRDRPGELLDPQPGDAPSATWTLECTTSTSPTGIEIKGPYVQDRLGRRFVYLSWGTVDESGVFTMFRRAKLMLDVIPADVLAAAARDGLLVGRLGLTDPRGGPLCARVEPPHITWTAGHAG; the protein is encoded by the coding sequence ATGCGCATCCGCATCGACGCCGTCGACCTGCCCGGCACAGTCCCCGCGTACGGCAACCTCCACGTCGCCGTCCAACGCCGCGACCGCCCGGGCGAACTCCTCGATCCGCAGCCCGGCGACGCACCGTCCGCGACATGGACCCTGGAGTGCACCACGAGTACCTCGCCGACCGGCATCGAGATCAAGGGCCCTTACGTGCAGGACCGTCTGGGCCGACGGTTCGTCTACCTGTCGTGGGGCACGGTCGACGAGTCGGGCGTCTTCACGATGTTCCGCCGCGCCAAGCTGATGCTCGACGTCATCCCCGCCGACGTGCTCGCCGCCGCCGCACGCGACGGACTGCTGGTCGGACGCCTCGGCCTGACCGACCCGCGGGGCGGGCCCCTGTGCGCCCGCGTCGAGCCCCCGCACATCACCTGGACCGCAGGACACGCGGGCTAG
- a CDS encoding DEAD/DEAH box helicase, whose product MNRARTARTTRTYDRSRGSAAKGSGAPRRSKGFERRPAAPQGEFALPVTTTPALPAVEAFADLALPSPLLAALGHEGVTVPFPIQGATLPNSLAGRDVLGRGRTGSGKTLAFGLALLARTAGQRAEARQPLALVLVPTRELAQQVTDALTPYARSVRLKLATVVGGMSIGRQAGALRAGAEVVVATPGRLKDLIDRGDCRLDDVAITVLDEADQMADMGFMPQVTALLDQVRPEGQRMLFSATLDRNVDLLVRRYLTDPVVHSVDPSAGAVTTMEHHVLHVHEADKHRTTTEIAARDGRVIMFLDTKRAVDRLTEHLLNNGVRAAALHGGKSQPQRTRTLAQFKTGHVTVLVATNVAARGIHVDNLDLVVNVDPPTDHKDYLHRGGRTARAGESGSVVTLVTPGQRRGMNRLMASAAITPQVTPVRSGEAELSRITGAQTPSGVPVVITAPAPAHPRRAASSAGPSSRGRRNRPVQGRLTGQAGRRRAQRPAYDPAA is encoded by the coding sequence TTGAACCGCGCACGCACCGCCCGCACGACCCGCACCTACGACCGCTCCCGCGGGTCTGCGGCCAAGGGCTCGGGGGCTCCGCGCCGCTCCAAGGGCTTCGAGCGCCGGCCGGCCGCTCCCCAGGGGGAGTTCGCGCTGCCGGTGACGACCACGCCCGCGCTGCCCGCCGTAGAGGCGTTCGCCGACCTCGCTCTGCCGTCGCCGTTGCTGGCCGCGCTCGGCCACGAGGGCGTGACCGTGCCGTTCCCCATCCAGGGGGCGACCCTGCCGAACTCCCTCGCCGGGCGTGACGTGCTCGGCCGCGGCCGTACCGGGTCGGGCAAGACCCTCGCCTTCGGGCTGGCGCTGCTGGCCCGTACGGCCGGACAGCGCGCCGAGGCCAGGCAGCCGCTCGCCCTGGTCCTGGTCCCCACCCGCGAGCTCGCCCAGCAGGTGACCGACGCGCTCACCCCGTACGCCCGCTCCGTCCGGCTGAAGCTGGCCACCGTCGTCGGCGGCATGTCGATCGGCAGGCAGGCGGGTGCGCTGCGGGCGGGGGCTGAGGTCGTCGTCGCGACGCCGGGGCGGCTGAAGGACCTCATCGACCGCGGCGACTGCCGACTGGACGACGTCGCCATCACCGTCCTCGACGAGGCCGACCAGATGGCCGACATGGGCTTCATGCCGCAGGTGACGGCCCTGCTCGACCAGGTGCGCCCCGAGGGGCAGCGGATGCTCTTCTCGGCCACCCTGGACCGCAACGTCGACCTGCTCGTGCGCCGCTATCTGACGGACCCGGTGGTCCACTCCGTCGACCCGTCGGCGGGTGCCGTCACGACGATGGAGCACCACGTGCTGCACGTGCACGAGGCGGACAAGCACCGCACGACCACCGAGATCGCGGCGCGCGACGGCCGGGTGATCATGTTCCTGGACACCAAGCGCGCCGTGGACCGGCTGACCGAGCACCTGCTGAACAACGGCGTCCGCGCCGCGGCTCTGCACGGCGGCAAGTCGCAGCCGCAGCGCACGCGGACCCTCGCCCAGTTCAAGACCGGCCATGTGACGGTCCTGGTGGCGACCAACGTCGCGGCCCGCGGCATCCACGTCGACAACCTCGACCTGGTCGTCAACGTGGACCCGCCCACCGACCACAAGGACTACCTGCACCGCGGCGGCCGGACCGCCCGCGCCGGCGAGTCCGGCAGCGTCGTCACCCTCGTGACACCCGGCCAGCGCCGCGGCATGAACCGGCTGATGGCTTCGGCCGCCATCACGCCCCAGGTCACCCCGGTGCGTTCGGGAGAAGCGGAACTGAGCCGCATCACAGGCGCCCAGACCCCGTCCGGTGTCCCTGTCGTCATCACCGCACCGGCCCCGGCGCATCCCCGCCGTGCCGCATCGTCCGCGGGCCCCTCGTCCCGGGGCCGCAGGAACCGCCCCGTCCAGGGGCGCCTCACCGGACAGGCGGGGCGGCGCAGGGCACAGCGGCCCGCCTACGACCCGGCGGCCTAG
- a CDS encoding sugar phosphate isomerase/epimerase family protein: MTPTDSTAPPFAFPYGVNQFTTMPWSFEEDLTHYAGLGVEAIELCETKLHQDHDRAKAQLASVAEAGLPISSVQPVVRTVFPSETQPDPADRRDRLARFRRSVELIAPFAPGAVFVTNTGPAPDGNLHEAIRQVVTHHRELADIAAENGVRIALEPLNPVLLNAETAIWTYRQALDIVQEVDRENVGVCLDLWNLWQDPELVPRLADAPDRLFLLQVSDWRTPRSRMDRRGVGTGDIPVGRLLHAAHGVGYRGPCVLEIFSDNVPDSLYETDLDDLLRDNRTALESAWRTG; the protein is encoded by the coding sequence ATGACTCCCACGGACAGCACCGCACCTCCGTTCGCCTTCCCCTACGGCGTCAACCAGTTCACCACCATGCCCTGGTCCTTCGAGGAGGACCTGACGCACTACGCCGGCCTGGGGGTCGAAGCGATCGAGCTGTGCGAGACCAAGCTCCACCAGGACCATGACCGCGCCAAGGCGCAACTCGCGTCGGTCGCCGAGGCGGGACTGCCGATCAGCTCGGTCCAGCCCGTCGTACGGACCGTGTTCCCCAGCGAGACCCAGCCGGACCCCGCCGATCGGCGTGACCGGCTGGCGCGCTTCCGCCGCAGCGTGGAGCTGATCGCACCGTTCGCCCCGGGCGCGGTCTTCGTCACCAACACCGGGCCGGCGCCCGACGGAAATCTGCACGAGGCGATCCGCCAGGTCGTCACCCATCACCGCGAACTGGCGGACATCGCCGCCGAGAACGGCGTACGGATCGCGCTGGAACCCCTCAACCCCGTCCTGCTCAACGCGGAGACCGCCATCTGGACCTACCGGCAGGCGCTCGACATCGTCCAGGAGGTCGACCGCGAGAACGTGGGCGTCTGCCTCGACCTGTGGAACCTGTGGCAGGACCCGGAGCTCGTCCCCCGTCTCGCCGACGCCCCCGACCGCCTGTTCCTGCTCCAGGTCAGCGACTGGCGCACACCCCGCTCGCGGATGGACCGGCGCGGCGTCGGCACCGGCGACATCCCGGTCGGCCGACTGCTGCACGCCGCCCACGGCGTCGGCTACCGCGGCCCCTGCGTCCTGGAGATCTTCTCCGACAACGTGCCGGACTCGCTCTACGAGACGGACCTGGACGATCTCCTGCGCGACAACCGGACGGCCCTCGAGTCGGCCTGGCGAACCGGCTGA